Proteins found in one Lusitaniella coriacea LEGE 07157 genomic segment:
- the moaC gene encoding cyclic pyranopterin monophosphate synthase MoaC — protein MQDLPQKLTHLDSQGQAQMVDVSPKTPTRRQAVAAGRIRMTPAAFAAIEAGNTPKGDVLATSRIAGIMAAKQTAQLIPLCHPLPLHKIEIQLNANPQLPGYDIQASVTTKAETGVEMEALTAVSIAALTLYDMAKALDKSMHIEAIYLVSKTGGKSGDYHSGL, from the coding sequence ATGCAAGACCTTCCTCAAAAATTGACTCACCTCGATTCCCAAGGACAAGCACAAATGGTCGATGTCTCCCCCAAAACCCCCACGCGGCGACAAGCCGTTGCAGCAGGACGCATCCGCATGACCCCAGCCGCCTTTGCCGCCATCGAAGCAGGCAACACCCCCAAAGGCGACGTACTCGCCACCAGCCGAATCGCCGGAATTATGGCAGCCAAACAAACCGCCCAACTCATCCCCTTGTGTCACCCCCTCCCTTTACACAAAATTGAAATTCAACTCAACGCCAATCCTCAACTCCCCGGCTACGACATTCAAGCCTCCGTCACCACAAAAGCCGAAACCGGCGTAGAAATGGAAGCCCTCACCGCCGTTTCTATCGCGGCATTAACCCTATACGACATGGCGAAAGCCCTTGATAAATCCATGCATATTGAAGCCATTTATTTAGTGAGTAAAACCGGAGGAAAATCGGGAGACTATCATTCAGGTTTGTAG
- a CDS encoding DUF4347 domain-containing protein has product MTKPSLLLPLLLPLPALSQTITPTPDGTGTLVNYNGNTYTITGGTQAGANLFHSFSELGLSPNQIANFLSTPNIQNILGRITGGNPSIIQGLISVTGGNSNLFLMNPAGFVFGQNASINVPGDFTATTADAIGFNGGFFNATGDNDYSTLVGTPNSFAFASANPGSIVNTANLTLGDGQNLTLVGGSILNTGTLNAGGNITLAAVPGGKTVRINQEGMVLGIEVTPQSIESGISAVDLPRLLTNPNLRDATGVEVDDNGTIRLTGSSATLNPDGNVTIAGNVRGNTVNLAAANRVLPIGDPLTLIRTGDGTYSAPTVTLFPKTGSEPNAYIFLDSTIPDYSQFLYGGKPGTTTVVVTPVENGIEKITATLATEGINPIDKMHILSEGNAGEFWLGNAFVSSENVGQYQTQMQSWASNLAPGADILIYACLTALGESGSILLNSIADVTGADVAGSTTLTGSAIQGGDWVLERTTGEIEASNPFAQEILESYNQTLQVFTATTVAELIADINTANANGEADTIRLTPNGIYTLTVIDNNTDGDNGLPSILADGGNSLTIEGFGATIERDGAAPNFRIFHVSGGADLRLNNLTLRSGSTQTAGAFITRNGGAILNRGTLAVTGSTISGNTANLSGGGIYNRGDAASVATLTVTGSTISGNTVNFAGGGIFNSGSAANAATLTVTGSTISGNTANSGGGIFNSGIAANAATLTVTESTISGNTANSGGGIFNSGSAANAATVTVTGSTISGNTANSGGGIFNSGIAANAATLTVTESTISGNTGGNGGGIFNEGRVANAAAATLGNTIVAGNTATTADPDVGRNNATNTIFNDSGNNLIGQDTLGLFTTSTLVGTAANPLDPGIAPLGDYGGTTQIHALLPDSPALNGGSNALTGGATTDQRGANRIIGGTVDIGAFEADYLLVPTGTPQSADINAAFATPLSVQLTDGFTNTAYPFAGIDVTFAAPTSGASGSFGNGATLTTDANGIVTNPFTANDIGGTYQVTASAANITGATFDLTNVEPTVTTPVTPTNSTVTPTPTPDASIAPLPTQPTRTLTEPPESNTIPQPQSPPQEISEVALACISPNDPVLSSLEEALPEIAWLLGSGGGNLSINLRDLLRDCGENLSGLLGNQRLIRQHLLREIEEQLGAEVLPLVSVGFVRTSEGLTAIINVSP; this is encoded by the coding sequence ATGACTAAACCCTCACTACTTCTCCCCCTCCTCCTTCCCCTTCCCGCACTCTCCCAAACCATCACCCCCACCCCCGACGGTACCGGAACCCTCGTTAACTACAATGGCAACACCTACACCATCACAGGGGGAACCCAAGCAGGCGCAAACCTCTTCCACTCCTTCAGCGAACTCGGACTCTCCCCCAACCAAATCGCCAACTTCCTCTCCACCCCCAACATCCAAAACATCCTCGGCAGAATCACAGGCGGCAACCCCTCAATTATTCAAGGACTCATAAGCGTTACTGGAGGAAATTCCAACCTCTTCCTCATGAATCCGGCAGGATTTGTCTTCGGACAGAACGCCAGCATCAACGTCCCTGGAGACTTCACCGCCACCACCGCCGATGCCATTGGGTTCAATGGCGGATTTTTTAACGCCACAGGAGACAACGATTACTCAACTCTCGTCGGAACACCCAACAGTTTCGCCTTCGCCAGTGCCAATCCCGGCAGCATCGTCAACACCGCAAACCTCACTCTAGGAGACGGACAAAATCTTACCCTTGTAGGGGGAAGCATCCTCAACACCGGAACCCTCAACGCCGGAGGAAATATCACCCTCGCGGCAGTTCCCGGAGGCAAAACCGTGAGAATCAATCAAGAGGGGATGGTACTGGGAATTGAAGTCACCCCCCAAAGTATTGAGAGTGGAATTTCAGCCGTAGACCTCCCTCGCCTCCTCACCAACCCCAACCTGCGAGATGCGACGGGAGTAGAAGTAGACGACAACGGAACCATTCGCTTAACGGGTTCGAGTGCAACTCTCAACCCCGATGGCAACGTCACTATCGCCGGGAACGTGCGAGGAAACACTGTCAACCTGGCAGCAGCCAATCGCGTCCTTCCCATCGGAGATCCCCTGACCCTCATTCGCACGGGAGATGGAACCTACAGCGCCCCCACCGTTACCCTCTTTCCCAAAACAGGCAGCGAACCCAACGCCTACATTTTCCTCGATTCAACAATTCCCGACTACAGTCAGTTTCTCTACGGCGGGAAACCGGGAACGACTACAGTCGTTGTGACCCCCGTGGAGAATGGCATTGAAAAAATAACTGCAACCTTAGCTACAGAAGGAATTAACCCCATTGACAAGATGCACATTCTCTCCGAAGGGAATGCGGGAGAATTTTGGTTGGGGAACGCCTTCGTCAGCAGTGAGAATGTAGGGCAGTATCAAACGCAGATGCAGTCCTGGGCGAGTAATTTAGCACCGGGTGCAGATATCCTGATTTATGCCTGTTTAACGGCGTTGGGAGAGTCGGGAAGCATTTTACTCAATAGCATTGCTGATGTGACGGGTGCGGATGTTGCCGGGAGTACGACGTTGACGGGGAGTGCAATCCAAGGGGGAGATTGGGTTTTAGAAAGGACAACGGGAGAAATTGAAGCGAGCAATCCTTTTGCGCAGGAAATTCTGGAGAGTTATAACCAGACGCTGCAAGTTTTCACTGCAACGACAGTGGCGGAGTTGATTGCTGATATTAATACAGCGAATGCAAACGGAGAGGCGGATACGATTCGCTTGACCCCCAATGGAATATATACGCTGACGGTAATTGACAACAACACCGATGGAGACAATGGGTTGCCCTCAATTCTGGCGGATGGGGGGAATAGCCTGACGATTGAGGGGTTTGGGGCGACGATTGAGCGAGATGGAGCAGCCCCGAATTTCCGCATCTTCCATGTATCTGGGGGAGCGGATTTGCGGTTGAATAATTTGACGCTGCGCAGTGGGAGTACTCAGACAGCGGGAGCGTTTATAACCCGGAATGGGGGGGCAATTCTCAACCGGGGGACGCTGGCGGTTACGGGGAGTACGATTTCGGGCAATACTGCTAACCTCAGTGGCGGCGGCATTTACAACCGTGGGGATGCAGCGAGTGTAGCGACGCTGACGGTTACGGGGAGTACGATTTCGGGCAATACGGTTAACTTCGCGGGCGGCGGCATTTTTAACTCTGGGAGTGCAGCGAATGCGGCGACGCTGACTGTGACGGGGAGTACGATTTCGGGCAATACTGCTAACAGCGGCGGTGGCATTTTTAACTCTGGGATTGCAGCGAATGCGGCGACGCTGACTGTGACGGAGAGTACGATTTCGGGCAATACTGCTAACAGCGGCGGTGGCATTTTTAACTCTGGGAGTGCAGCGAATGCGGCGACGGTGACTGTGACGGGGAGTACGATTTCGGGCAATACTGCTAACAGCGGCGGTGGCATTTTTAACTCTGGGATTGCAGCGAATGCGGCGACGCTGACTGTGACGGAGAGTACGATTTCGGGCAATACTGGTGGCAACGGTGGCGGCATTTTCAACGAGGGGAGGGTAGCGAACGCGGCAGCCGCAACCCTGGGCAACACTATCGTTGCCGGCAACACTGCCACCACCGCCGACCCGGATGTGGGACGCAATAATGCAACCAACACAATCTTCAACGACTCCGGCAACAACCTCATCGGGCAAGACACCCTCGGTTTATTTACTACCAGCACCCTCGTCGGCACTGCGGCTAACCCCCTCGACCCCGGCATTGCCCCTTTGGGTGACTATGGCGGCACAACGCAAATTCACGCTCTCCTCCCGGATAGTCCCGCCCTCAACGGGGGGAGCAATGCTTTAACGGGAGGTGCAACTACCGACCAACGGGGGGCAAACCGAATTATTGGGGGAACGGTGGATATTGGCGCGTTTGAGGCGGATTACCTCCTGGTGCCGACGGGAACGCCTCAGAGTGCGGATATCAATGCTGCTTTTGCAACGCCGTTGAGCGTGCAATTGACCGATGGGTTTACGAATACGGCATATCCCTTTGCTGGGATAGATGTGACGTTTGCTGCCCCCACTAGCGGTGCATCGGGGAGTTTTGGCAATGGCGCGACGCTGACCACGGATGCGAATGGAATTGTGACAAACCCTTTTACCGCCAACGATATCGGCGGCACGTATCAGGTGACGGCATCGGCGGCGAATATTACGGGGGCAACTTTCGATTTGACGAATGTGGAACCGACGGTTACAACACCCGTAACGCCAACAAATTCAACGGTTACACCAACCCCCACACCGGACGCAAGCATTGCGCCCCTACCCACGCAACCCACGCGCACTCTCACCGAACCGCCGGAGTCGAACACGATTCCGCAACCCCAATCCCCACCCCAGGAGATTTCGGAGGTTGCCTTGGCGTGTATTTCTCCCAATGACCCGGTTCTGTCGTCTTTGGAGGAGGCGCTACCGGAAATTGCGTGGTTATTGGGGAGCGGCGGAGGTAATTTGTCAATCAATCTTCGCGATTTGTTACGGGATTGTGGCGAGAATTTGAGCGGTTTATTGGGGAATCAACGGTTGATTCGGCAGCATCTTTTAAGGGAGATTGAAGAGCAGTTGGGTGCGGAGGTTTTGCCGTTGGTTTCGGTTGGTTTTGTGCGCACCTCGGAGGGGTTAACAGCAATCATCAATGTCTCCCCATAG
- a CDS encoding alpha/beta hydrolase — protein sequence MSIKVILLIATTLYHAIACQIENRQTLPGQLIDIGGYRLHLCIAGKGNPTIVLDHSLGGVEGYFLIEELAKLSQVCIYDRAGYGWSDRSPHSRTSEQIARELDALLTQAQIKPPYILIGNSFGSYNVRLYAHLFPQKVAGIVLTDGLHETEMLKMPIPLKALKLFFISGFVMSVLGSILGIIRLLRICGIFERLKPELRNFSPNSLNWVKHSFCRSKHWMTMSQEMINLEISGHQVSAANNLGAIPIVSIKASSFFRPYFWTRFIPLKSANQLREKMHIELENLSTDFLQIEAKESGHFVWLDRPDALVKAVRILLNKINP from the coding sequence ATGTCGATTAAAGTTATTCTCCTCATCGCGACAACACTTTATCACGCGATCGCGTGTCAAATAGAAAATCGACAAACCCTCCCCGGTCAATTGATTGATATCGGTGGATATCGGCTACATCTTTGCATTGCAGGAAAAGGAAATCCAACAATTGTTCTTGACCATAGTTTAGGGGGAGTAGAAGGCTATTTTCTAATCGAAGAATTGGCAAAACTATCGCAAGTTTGTATCTACGATCGCGCGGGATACGGATGGAGCGATCGCAGCCCCCATTCTCGAACCAGCGAACAAATTGCCCGCGAACTAGATGCACTACTCACTCAAGCTCAAATCAAACCGCCCTACATCTTAATTGGCAATTCCTTTGGCAGCTATAATGTGCGATTGTATGCTCATTTATTCCCTCAGAAAGTTGCCGGTATTGTTCTCACAGATGGGCTGCACGAAACAGAAATGCTAAAGATGCCCATTCCATTAAAAGCTCTAAAGCTCTTTTTTATCTCAGGGTTTGTGATGTCTGTTTTAGGCTCAATTCTTGGGATTATTCGGCTGCTGAGAATTTGCGGTATCTTTGAGCGACTCAAACCAGAATTGCGAAACTTTTCCCCGAATTCTCTTAATTGGGTAAAACACTCTTTTTGTCGTTCTAAACACTGGATGACAATGAGTCAAGAAATGATAAATTTAGAAATCAGCGGACATCAGGTAAGTGCTGCAAATAATTTGGGCGCAATTCCCATTGTTAGCATTAAAGCGAGTTCATTTTTTAGACCTTATTTTTGGACTCGTTTTATTCCTTTGAAAAGTGCCAACCAGTTGCGAGAAAAAATGCATATTGAATTAGAGAATCTATCAACAGATTTCCTGCAAATTGAAGCAAAGGAGAGCGGTCATTTTGTGTGGCTAGATCGCCCGGATGCTCTTGTGAAAGCGGTAAGAATTTTACTCAATAAAATTAATCCTTAG
- a CDS encoding MFS transporter → MKVFKTLERQKLQNLFLLFVAGLSFWLSLTALLPVLPSYIKVMSAGERSLTFALGSWNTSLLLSVQSQVGFVMGCFAIGLLMFRSSLGQMADRRGRKIVVLIGTIVSGIAPFGYLYFHSIPGLMALRAFHGISIAAFTTGYSAWVVDLSPAKQRGELISYMSLVIPVGMALGPMVGGYVAEAAGYTTVFVLSGIAGILAFVLASQVGETPKLETKVARDSALRPKKLLQRLKHPALLTPTSVMLCVGLIFGTLISFLPLFIEEIQLDLNVGLFYAVAAIASFISRVLTGRASDRYGRGIFISGSLVCYGISMVLLSYAQSPQAFLIAAFFEGAGAGTIVPMAIALMSDRSAIDERGLVYSICIGGFDLGMAIAGPILGFLAEPIGYRNLYFLSAILAAIALLVFISRINKDFLSSWRFATGRGQDFYALKT, encoded by the coding sequence GTGAAAGTTTTTAAAACCCTCGAACGACAAAAGTTGCAAAATTTATTCCTGCTATTTGTGGCGGGTCTGTCGTTTTGGTTGAGCTTAACCGCCCTATTGCCCGTTCTTCCCTCCTACATCAAGGTAATGAGTGCGGGAGAACGTTCCTTAACCTTTGCGTTGGGTTCCTGGAATACATCGCTGCTGCTGTCGGTACAGTCCCAGGTAGGCTTTGTGATGGGGTGTTTTGCTATTGGACTGCTGATGTTTAGAAGTTCGTTAGGACAGATGGCGGATCGGCGCGGGCGTAAAATCGTCGTACTCATTGGCACAATTGTGTCCGGGATTGCGCCCTTTGGCTATCTATATTTCCATTCGATTCCTGGATTGATGGCGCTGCGGGCATTTCATGGCATTAGTATTGCTGCATTTACCACGGGTTATAGTGCTTGGGTGGTGGACTTATCTCCGGCAAAGCAGCGCGGCGAGTTAATTAGTTATATGAGTTTGGTGATTCCTGTGGGAATGGCGCTGGGTCCAATGGTTGGCGGTTATGTTGCCGAAGCAGCAGGCTATACAACGGTGTTTGTTCTGTCTGGAATTGCAGGAATTTTGGCGTTTGTTTTAGCATCCCAAGTGGGAGAGACACCGAAGCTTGAGACGAAAGTTGCGCGAGATTCTGCTTTGCGTCCGAAAAAGTTGTTGCAGCGATTGAAACATCCAGCATTGCTGACACCGACGAGTGTAATGTTATGCGTGGGATTGATTTTTGGGACGCTGATCTCGTTTTTGCCGCTCTTTATTGAGGAAATTCAGCTCGATCTCAATGTAGGACTATTTTATGCGGTTGCCGCGATCGCGAGCTTTATCTCTCGTGTCCTCACAGGACGCGCATCCGACCGCTACGGACGCGGTATTTTTATTAGTGGAAGTTTAGTCTGTTACGGCATTTCAATGGTGCTACTCTCCTACGCACAGAGTCCCCAAGCATTTTTAATCGCAGCGTTTTTTGAAGGAGCGGGAGCGGGTACAATCGTGCCAATGGCGATCGCGCTCATGTCCGATCGTTCTGCCATCGACGAACGGGGTTTGGTTTATTCTATTTGTATTGGTGGTTTTGATTTAGGAATGGCGATCGCGGGACCCATTTTAGGCTTTCTTGCAGAACCCATCGGCTATCGCAATTTGTACTTCCTCTCCGCTATTTTAGCCGCGATCGCGCTTCTGGTATTTATCTCTCGCATTAACAAAGATTTCCTCAGTTCTTGGCGCTTTGCCACAGGGCGCGGTCAAGACTTTTACGCCCTAAAAACTTAG
- a CDS encoding REP-associated tyrosine transposase: MEYRRSKTEGGTYFFTVVTYSRKRFLGLHKNVDLLRDAFHYVLHRHPCEIESCVVLPDHFHCILTLPLGDSNFSTRLRLLKSYFSRHLENEPCEAITKSRKNKQEKMVWQRRFWEHEIRDEQDFINHVEYIHYNPVKHGLVQCPKDWQYSSFHRYVKKEIYDLNWGSNQEMQFSPIIGQE; this comes from the coding sequence ATGGAATATCGGCGGTCTAAAACGGAAGGTGGAACTTATTTTTTTACGGTAGTGACTTACAGCAGAAAACGCTTTTTGGGTTTACACAAAAATGTTGATTTGTTGCGAGATGCTTTTCACTATGTACTGCATCGACACCCTTGTGAAATTGAGTCTTGCGTTGTGCTACCAGACCATTTTCACTGTATTCTGACATTACCTTTGGGCGATAGTAATTTCTCAACTCGCTTGCGCTTGCTGAAGAGTTATTTTAGCCGTCATTTGGAGAATGAACCTTGCGAGGCAATCACAAAATCTCGGAAGAATAAGCAAGAAAAAATGGTTTGGCAGCGTCGTTTTTGGGAGCATGAGATTCGAGACGAACAAGATTTTATCAATCATGTGGAATATATTCATTACAACCCTGTTAAACATGGTTTGGTACAATGTCCAAAAGATTGGCAATATTCGAGTTTTCACCGTTATGTTAAAAAGGAAATTTACGATCTAAATTGGGGTTCCAATCAGGAGATGCAATTTTCTCCCATTATCGGACAAGAGTAA
- the alaS gene encoding alanine--tRNA ligase, which produces MTYSPKFLSGSDIRQKFLNFYAQREHTILASASLIPEDPTVLLTIAGMLPFKPIFLGQKQAPTPRATTSQKCIRTNDIENVGRTARHQTFFEMLGNFSFGDYFKEQAIKWAWELSTEVFGLPPERMVPSVYEEDDEAFAIWRDKIGVPEHRIQRMGKDDNFWVSGPTGPCGPCSEIYYDFHPERGDKNIDLEDDSRFIEFYNLVFMQYNRDIDGNLTPLQSQNIDTGLGLERMAQILQSVPNNYETDLIFPMVEAAAELAGIEYKKADEKTKISLKVIGDHIRAVVHLIADGVSTSNTGRGYILRRLIRRVVRHGRLVGIEGEFTTKIAETAIQLSQEAYPNVREREKVIKAELQQEESRFLKTLERGEKLLQEVIAKVKQKKQTEIGGKDAFKLYDTYGFPLELTQEIAEEEGLTVDVEGFNAAMQTQIDTSQGAHETIDLTVQESLDRLAEKIHPTEFLGYTDLQSPAMVSAVLANGKTVENAEAGTEVQVVLDKTPFYAESGGQIGDKGYLCGDNLVVRVEDVQKESGIFIHYGRIERGTLQLGDTVTAQLDRACRRCLQANHTATHLLQAALRKLVDESISQAGSLVAFDRLRFDFNLSRSLTPEELQQVEEQVNTWVAEAHEADVNIMPLEEAKAKGAIAMFGEKYTSDVRVIDFPGVSMELCGGTHVRNTAEIGAFKIISESGISSGVRRIEAVAGSSVLDYLNVRDKVVRELSDRFKVQPEEVTERVAKLQAELKATNKELDELKTQLALAQSNQLLDLAESVGSFKVLVAQMDGADPDSLKTAAERLQQKLGESAVVLGSTPAEGKVSLVAAFSPKVNKEKKLLAGKFIGTIAKRCGGGGGGRPNFAQAGGRDPSKLAEALEIAKQQLVEGLK; this is translated from the coding sequence ATGACTTACTCCCCCAAGTTCCTTAGCGGTAGCGACATTCGGCAAAAATTCCTCAATTTTTACGCCCAACGGGAACATACCATCTTAGCCAGCGCCTCCCTCATTCCCGAAGATCCCACAGTACTGCTAACGATCGCGGGGATGTTACCCTTTAAACCGATCTTCCTCGGACAAAAGCAAGCGCCAACCCCTCGCGCCACCACCTCACAAAAATGCATTCGCACCAACGACATCGAGAATGTGGGACGAACCGCGCGACACCAAACCTTTTTCGAGATGTTGGGGAATTTCAGCTTTGGGGACTATTTTAAAGAACAAGCCATAAAATGGGCGTGGGAACTCTCCACAGAAGTGTTTGGTTTGCCACCAGAACGCATGGTTCCTAGCGTGTACGAAGAAGACGACGAAGCCTTTGCCATTTGGCGCGATAAAATTGGCGTTCCCGAACACCGCATTCAACGCATGGGGAAAGACGATAACTTTTGGGTATCGGGTCCCACGGGTCCTTGTGGTCCTTGTTCGGAAATCTACTACGACTTTCATCCGGAAAGAGGGGACAAAAACATCGATCTCGAAGACGACTCGCGGTTTATCGAGTTCTACAATCTCGTCTTCATGCAGTACAACCGCGATATCGATGGGAACTTAACTCCCCTGCAAAGCCAGAACATCGATACCGGACTCGGACTCGAACGCATGGCGCAAATCCTGCAAAGCGTTCCCAACAACTACGAAACCGATCTCATTTTCCCGATGGTGGAAGCGGCGGCGGAACTTGCAGGAATTGAATACAAAAAAGCCGACGAAAAAACGAAAATTTCCCTAAAAGTCATTGGGGATCATATCCGTGCAGTAGTTCATTTAATTGCCGATGGGGTCAGCACCTCCAACACCGGACGCGGCTACATCCTGCGTCGCCTGATTCGGCGCGTCGTGCGTCACGGACGCTTGGTGGGGATTGAAGGCGAATTTACTACAAAAATTGCTGAAACAGCGATACAACTCTCCCAAGAAGCCTATCCCAACGTTCGGGAACGAGAGAAGGTGATTAAAGCCGAATTGCAACAAGAAGAATCTCGCTTCCTCAAAACCCTCGAACGCGGCGAGAAGTTGCTACAGGAGGTCATTGCCAAGGTTAAGCAGAAAAAACAAACGGAGATTGGCGGTAAAGATGCGTTCAAACTCTACGACACCTACGGCTTCCCCCTCGAACTGACTCAAGAAATTGCAGAAGAAGAAGGCTTAACCGTCGATGTGGAAGGATTTAATGCAGCCATGCAGACGCAAATCGATACCTCCCAGGGCGCGCACGAAACCATTGACCTCACGGTACAGGAAAGCTTAGATCGCCTTGCGGAAAAAATCCATCCCACCGAGTTCTTGGGATACACGGACTTGCAATCTCCTGCAATGGTTTCGGCGGTATTGGCGAACGGCAAAACCGTTGAGAATGCAGAAGCGGGGACGGAAGTCCAAGTCGTGTTGGATAAAACGCCGTTCTATGCAGAATCCGGGGGACAAATCGGCGATAAGGGATATCTCTGCGGCGATAATTTAGTAGTGCGCGTTGAAGACGTGCAAAAAGAGTCGGGAATTTTCATCCACTACGGACGCATCGAACGGGGTACATTACAGCTTGGCGATACCGTGACTGCACAGCTCGATCGCGCCTGTCGTCGTTGCCTGCAAGCCAATCATACCGCAACGCACCTCCTGCAAGCAGCACTGAGAAAATTGGTCGATGAGTCGATTTCTCAAGCGGGGTCTTTAGTGGCGTTCGACCGCTTGCGCTTCGATTTCAACCTCTCCCGTTCCCTAACCCCAGAAGAATTGCAACAGGTTGAAGAACAGGTGAATACCTGGGTTGCCGAAGCCCACGAAGCCGACGTGAATATTATGCCCTTAGAAGAAGCCAAAGCCAAGGGCGCGATCGCGATGTTTGGGGAAAAATACACCTCAGACGTTCGCGTCATTGACTTTCCCGGCGTTTCAATGGAACTGTGCGGCGGAACCCACGTTCGCAACACCGCAGAAATCGGCGCGTTTAAAATCATCTCCGAATCCGGCATCTCCTCCGGCGTGCGTCGCATCGAAGCCGTTGCAGGGTCTTCGGTGTTGGATTACTTAAACGTTCGCGATAAAGTGGTTCGGGAACTGAGCGATCGCTTTAAAGTTCAACCCGAAGAAGTCACCGAACGAGTCGCCAAACTCCAAGCCGAACTCAAAGCAACGAACAAAGAACTCGACGAACTGAAAACCCAACTCGCCTTAGCGCAATCCAACCAACTTCTCGATTTAGCCGAATCCGTCGGTTCCTTCAAAGTCCTCGTCGCACAGATGGACGGTGCAGACCCCGACAGCCTTAAAACCGCCGCCGAACGCTTGCAACAAAAACTCGGCGAAAGTGCAGTCGTTTTGGGTTCGACTCCCGCAGAGGGGAAAGTTAGTCTCGTGGCAGCGTTCAGTCCCAAAGTCAACAAAGAGAAGAAACTCCTTGCAGGCAAATTCATCGGCACAATTGCCAAACGCTGCGGCGGCGGTGGCGGCGGACGACCCAACTTCGCGCAGGCAGGTGGACGCGATCCCAGTAAACTAGCTGAGGCGTTGGAGATAGCAAAACAGCAGTTAGTTGAAGGGTTGAAATAG